The genomic stretch TTCGTCCTTATCCATTTCCATGCTCACCTGTGCACCGCTGGTGAAGGTGTCCTTGATGATCGTGGTCATGCTGAGTTTCTCCGGATGTTTTCCCAATGCACCCGTCACCAGGTGCATCAGTGAAAAATTCCGCGTCCCTTCGGCGCTACCGGCGCGGTACGGGCTCATTCAAATTGTTCCTCCAGCCGCGGGCCTTTCGGCTTGTTCTCCCGCTGGATAACTGCTTTCGACGTTTTACGCTGCACGCCCGGGTCAGTTGCCAACCCTTTGAACCGTTGAGGCCGGTTCATCGCTGCCTTCGAATCTGGGCCGGTGGTGATCCGGCAAGGTGAAGCGGTGGAACTAAAGAGCGGCGCGGCTTTCGCTGCTGGGCCGTTGTTGTCTGGCTTGCGAATAAAAGTAGCAGCGCTGCTATTTAAAGTAAATAGCGCTGCTAATAATAATTTCTATGGCCGTAAAAAAGCCCGCACCTGGCGGGCTTAGGAAAAATGGGGTTCAGTCGAGAATTGGTGGGTATTTCCCGCTTACGGAATCCCGGTAAATGATTTCGATGAAGAGCCTAGGCTCATTCCGCAGAAGCGCTAAGGCTTGTTTGGCTTTGTCTTTTGTTTCAAAAGGGCCGGCGCAAATTGCGACACCAATCATTGGAACAACTGGTAGTCCAAGCGCTTTGATCGCCTCGATGGTGTTTACCTGCTCTGCACCTGTGGCTGTGCGCCACCATTGTCGAGCGGAACGGGTAGTGCGCCCCGGGCTACGGAATCGGATAAGGGAAGAACTGCGCAGTCTTTGAAAACTACCTCAGAACGAGGTCGCGATCGCCTGAGCCAGTTGATTGTCAGTCATGTGTGGAGGAGGGGAGGGCGCATGGTAGTGCCGAACTGCCTGCTCAAATTGAGCACCACGTATCTCGCCATCTGAACCGATGAAGGCAAGCGCATCGGCTTTCGCAGGTTTGAAGTTTTTTGTAGCTAGCTCAGAAAGACCGGTGGTTCCTGAAAGGAGAAAGGTCGGAGCCATCGTGATCATCATCATCGAGTTCTGATACGAGCCCTTGTCCTCCGCAAGAGTTTGAGTGCTGATCGTTCCCAAGCAAATGATGACCAGGGCTTTCCACGAGTCCATTCCCAACTGCTTCCTTACTGGCTGGTTGTGATGGCGCAACGATAGCAGATGAGGGAGAGGACAGAAACAAGAAGCCCGGCGCTAGGCCGGGCTTCGTTACCAGGGAAGCGTGGTAAGAGTGTATCTAGGCCGGCCGTTGCCAACCGTTCTAGCTCTTAATTGAACAGTGAACGACTTGTTTAGATGCATATTGATAACAGCTGGATTTTCCACAGAGGCGGCAATCCTTCCATGAATAATCGAACCTTCTTGAGTTTTGAATTCAAACCGTCTTTCGGCAGGAAATGCACCCAAAAAATCGCCAGTAAACTCAACGTCTTTTTCTACAATATTCTCGATGCTTAGGCGGGATCTGCTAATTCGGACTTGATCCACGCTGGTGAATGTGAACAAGTGATCCCGCGTTGCCATAGAGCAATACGCTTCGTATGCAATCAGCTTATCGAGGTAATCCGAGATCATTGCAAGCGCACGGGTGCCTAGCCTGGACGCGGGCTCAGAAAGCTCTTCATCGCTTTTTGTCGATGCCTCAAGCAGTTCGGCCACTAGCTCAAACGCCTGCGAAACCGAGGTCGTCCCCTCAAGCGGTAATTGGGCCTCGAGGGAGGGGGCCTCTTCGAATTCAAATCCGAATGAGCCAATAGCCGTTCCAGTTATCAGGATTTGATTCTGGGCTTTGTTCGGTATAGGTCCAAAATCATTCAGCACCCCACCTATTGATGCTGCGACCGCGGCAATGGCCTCCGAAAATTTCGCAGTAGCGATTGCTCCGAATTCCGCCACGACACCGTGCACGCCCCATACAGGGGCACCTTTATAAGTTACAACTGCTTTTGCAGGAGAAAAGGCGCCTCGGCCGGGATCCTGAAGGCGAGACTCTACCTGCTCTTTTCTTGAGTTTATTGATAATTGTGCGAGTCTGCTAAGACCCGGCTTGCGCGACATGCGATCCAAGAAATTGATTTCAGCCTGCGCATGGGTGAATTCAGTTCTGTTCATTCTGGACCTCCCGCTTGCGATTCTCCAAAAGGTGCCTAGCATCGGCGTCATGGTCAGGTTCAAGCCTTACGCTTAAAAAGCCCTTCCATTGCTGCGACCTTCTGTGAGACCACATACTGTACCAGTATGCTGACATCTCGACTAAATATTCCGCAGGTTCGGAAAGCGGAAGCAGATAAAAGTCAACCTTGTAAGTCGCTTTGATCCATCGGTTGTCGGTCAATGTCTTGATATCCGCTGGCTGTAATGCTGCCTCGACACCGGGAAGAATATCCGCAAAAGTCACCACGTCCATGTCATTTGGCGCCCTTCCTTCGAGCAGCTCCACATGCTCCATGAAGCTTCCATTCAACCATTGGAAGCCCGAATTCACGCCCATACGGTGAAGCTCAGCCCTATGAGAGAGAAAACCTTCGAGTATGTCGCATCTCTCAATCGTAGTAGAAAATCGCTCAACAACCTGTTCGACAGTGACTGGATAAGGTGCGCGCTCCAAGGCTGTCGGGTCATTCTCATCGATAGGGGGGATTATTCCCTGATGGTTCCATTGCGGGATCAACACTTACCTCCTTGTGTCGCGGTCGAAAAGCCAAAGCTTCGAGCATTGCTATACGCGAGATCGCTCTGCCTTCACTCGAGCCAACAAATTTCCTCAATTATCCAATAACCATTCAACGATCAATTTATAGGTATTGTTCGCAGTGGTTGGCAAGAGGGACGACGTAATGTCAATTTATGACAAATACGTAGCTGGCGTTATCTAGAGTACATCGCCCACCAGAACACATGTCCCAGGATCGAGATCTGCTGCTCCTGGATCTGCTGGAACGTATAGTCCTCGTCTGGATGCTCGTCACGGTTGAAGCTGCGCAGGCGAATCCCGATCGGGATCCGGTAGACCTGTTTCACGCGAAGCTGACCGTTGTGATTGATGGCGTACATCTCGCCGTCGACGATATCGCTCAGTGAGTTTTTCCCCACATTCACGCCAACCGTGGCGCCGTCGCGCAGCACGGGCACCATGCTGTTTCCGCCGACTTTCACGCATTTCGCGTTGCTGAACTGAACGCCATTGTGGCGCAAGTCCTTTTTGTTGAAGCGCAGGCGTGAGTTGGTGCTTTCCTCAATCGCAAACCTGCCGGATCCGGCCGCCAACTCGACTTCGTGAAGAAAGGGGACGTAGACCTCATCGTCATCGAGCGGGGTGTCATCATCCCACGTCTCGATACTGCCTAATTTGACGCTGGGTTGGATGCGTTCTTGCTGCACGTTGGCGACGGTGGAAATCAGCCGGGGGCTGACCTCGCTCGCGTCGAAATTCAAAGCCTTTGCGAGCTTCAGCAGCGCTTCTACGTTCAGCGGCACCTTGCCGGTTGCGTATTGACTGAAAGCACTCTGGCCAGACCAGCCACAAGCCTCGGCAACATCCGCCTGCGTCAGGCTACGCCCGGCAGCTTTTGCAGCGGATTTCCGCTGTTCGTAGATGGCCTTGAGCCTGGTGCTCTCGGCGACTTCTTCGGGGGTGAGGGGGCGGCGTATTTTCATAAGGACAAGAGTATTAGCAGAGCTGATATTCAAGCAAACAGCGCTGCTAGTATTTTGTTGCTGATAAAAAGCAGCGCTGCTACTATCCATGGCAGATATCAAGCCGTGGAAATTCCATGAAAAAGATCCCTTTGAGCAAATACCTAGAAGAGCACGGCACTCAAGCCGCGCTTGCTGCTGCTCTCGGCGTGAACCAGAGCGCGATCTCGCAAATGGTTCGAGCCGGCAGAAGCATCGAAATCACCCTTTATGACGACGGGCGTATTGAGGCGAATGAGATTCGCCCGATCCCAGCGCGCCCCAAGCGCACAGCAGCCTGAGGCATTCATCGCTAGCTGCCTGAACAAATGATCGCCCAGGCAATGGCAGGGCGCCACGGAAACAAATTTGAGGTTTTACGAATGGAAGATTTTCTGCGGGCCTGCCAGAGCGCTGTGCTGGACAACGAAGCCAAGACCCTCGCTGCAAAGATGGGCGTTCCGCATGTTGGCCTGCTTCAGCGTGCCAATCCGGACAACGACGCACACCACCTGACCGTGGAGCATTTGTTCGGGATTCTGCTGCACACCAGCGACATGCGTCCTCTGGCGGCACTCGCGAGCGAATTTGGGTTCGACCTCGTTGCAAAAGCTGCGCCGGAGCCACAAGCGCTGACCAAATCACTTATCAACGTCGGCAAGGAGGTCGCCGATCTGACCATTGCGGTGCACCAAGCGCTGGATGACAACCACGTCAGCGCTTTCGAAAAAAACTTGATCCGTCAGGAAATCAACCACGTCAGGCAGAGCCTCGATGTGATGGATGCTTCAGTGAAGGCCGCCTGATGTTTTCGCATGCGAAATGTTTACCAGGCCGCCCGAGCCAAGAGATCGGGAATTTTCCAGATTTGAATCAGTGAATCGCCAGATTTGGATCACTGCTTTCCCACTATTAGAGGGAGGCTGAATAAACCTAGGCACAAAAAAGCCGACGGTCGAGGTCGGCTGATTCGTTAACACTTTCTGAGGTCTGATTATGCAGAACCAGCCAAATTCCAGCAATACTCCTTACAGTGTCGCGACACGTTTTTCGAATTCTGAAAACGTGTCGCGCACCACCATGTCGTCTCGCGAGATCGCCGATCTGGTCGCATCACGCCATGACAGCGTGAAGCGCGCCATCGAGCGCCTCCAAGAAAAAGGCGTTGTGAGCTTTTCACCGTCGGTGGAAACCTCCCACGTAGGGTCTGGCGCGCGCCCGGTTGAGGTGTATCTCGTAAACAAGCGCGACAGCTTCGTTGTCGTTGCTCAGCTCAGCCCAGAGTTCACCGCTGCACTGGTTGACCGCTGGCAGGAGCTGGAAGGGCAGATCGCCCAGCCTCGCGAACTCTCCCGCATGGATCTGATCCAGATCGCCTTCGAGGCCGAGCAGCAGCGCCTGCAACTGACCATCCAGGTCGAAGCCCAGGCCTCGAAGATCCACTCCATGGAAAACCTTTTCAAGGAGGGGATGACCCACACCCAATTCTGCAAGGGCCTCAATGGGGTCAACGTCATGCAGGTGGGCAAATACCTTGAAGGTCGCAGCTGGCTCTACAACGAGAGTAAATCCGGCCTGCGCTTCCGTGTGGCGTCCTACGCCCGCGACAAGTACATGACCGAGCACCAGAACGAAGTCACCCCACATGGAAAAGAACCGTTCATTGCCTTCACGCCGGTCCTGCTCAAGAAAGGCGCCGTGCGCCTCTACGACCTGTACCTGGCTGGCGAGCTGCCCATGAAGAAGAACTGGGACGGCCTGTTCACTCACGACAAAGCACTGAGGGCCGCGTAATGGCCGGGGACTGGATCAAATTTGAACTCAGCACCATGGATAAGCCAGAGGTTTGCCAGATCGCGGAGTGGGCCAACATCGACCCTGATGCGGTAGTCGGCAAACTGATGCGTGTATGGGGTTGGTTCGATCAGCAAACCGAAACAGGTAACGCACCAAGCGTTACCAAAAAGTTACTCGACCGTCTCGTTGGTGTTAGCGACTTCTGCGAATACATGAAGCTGGTCGACTGGATGGTTGAGGTTGACGGCCTTATCAGCCTGCCTCATTTCGAGCGCCACAACGGCAAGACCGCCAAAAACAGGGCTTTGACTGCTCGCCGAGTTGCAGAACACAAATCTGGTAACGCAAAAGGTAACGCTGCTAGCGTTAGCGGTGCGTTACCTAGAGAAGAGAAGAATAAAGAACCTCTCTCTGCGCACGAGGTTGTCGATCCTCGCATGCCCAGTGAAATGACCCTCGACTGGCATCCTGATCAAAAGCTCCTCAAGACCTATTCGGTGCACTCAGGCGTAGCACCGAACCTGTTCACCGAAGAAGCTCGATGCGCGTTCACCGCTCACTACGAACCTCGCGGTCAGGTGAATACCCAGGCCGAATGGGTGCAGATGCTGGTGAAGTGGGTGCTGAATGACCGCAATCGCGCGGCGGCCTCGAATGTGAAGCCATTCCCGACTCGACCAAGTGCTGAGCCTGACTTCGATAGCACCGAGTGGGCCCGCGACCTTGTGGTGAGCCCATGAAACCGGTCAACCAACTGATGGCGACTATGGGCAACCTGCCTCCGGCCAATCATGTCCAGCCACTGCAGGTGACTCCGCAGACGGCCGAGGTGGTGAACGACCTGTTCCGTCGCCTGCGCGGGATATTCCCAGCGTGGCGCCAGGCATGGCCCTCCACCGAAGCGCTCGACGCCGCCAAGGCCGAGTGGATCAAGGAGTTCGCCGACGCCGGCATACGCTCCCTGGAGCAGATCGAGTTCGGCATCCAGAAGTGCCGCAAGCTCAAGAAGCCTTTCGCGCCGAGCGTTGGTGAGTTCATCGCCATGTGCGTGCCCGGTCCTGAAGACTTCGGCATGCCCGCACCGGCCGATGCCTGGCTCGAAGCGTTGATGGGCACCTACAGCCATGAAGCGGTGAAGCTCGCGGCGGAAGCGACCGGACTGTTCGACCTGCGCGCGGCAAAGCAGGGAGACAAGGGGCTGCGTGCCAGGTTCGACCGTAACTACGAAGTGATCCTGCGCCGAGCCCAGGCCAACCAGCCACTGGACGGAAAGATCGCCCCCGGCATTGGCCACGACAGCCAGAAGAGCGAGTTGGAGCTGGCTGAGGAGTTTGCCAGCCAGCGCCAAGTGAGACTGCTGGCCACTCAGGGCGTACCAACCACTGGCGCCGCGGCGCGGGCGCAGCTGCTGGCCAAGTTCGGCAGGAAGAATACGGAGCAACGGACATGACCGATTTCAAAAACTTCCACCGCAGCCTCTGCGAGCGCTTCGGCTACTTCCATGACGATATCGACTGGCAGCGTGACCAGGTGTCGCTGGAAGAACACATCGCTACGCAGTTCAACCACGTCAATGCGGAGAACGCTGCGCTGCGCGGGCAGGTTGAGGCATTGCAGCGCGCTGCCGGCCAGCTCCAGGAGCAGGTCGAGGCTCTGAGCGTGAAGGTGGCGCCATGAATCCCGAATTCACGATCCGCGACCGGAGCGACATCAATCGCCTCGCTGGCGCCCTGTACGCGACCGACCTGACCAAACCCAAGGTTGTGGTGGTGCGCGACGAGAAACGCCCCGACGTCTGCAACCGCAAGATGTGGGCAATGCTCAAGGACGTTTCCAACCAGGTGATCTGGTACGGCAAGAAACTCAGCGACGAGGACTGGAAGTGCCTTTTCAGTGCCTCGCTTGAGAAGCAGCGCGCGGAGCCAGGCCTCGACGGTGGCTTCGTTGTGATGGCCGTATCGACCCGCAAGCAGTCACAGAAGTGGTTCAGCGATCTGTTCGAGCTGATGCATGCTTTCGGCGCCGAGCATGGTGTGCGCTGGACTGAGCAGGACAAATGGGGGGGAAGGTATTGATGCGAACCGCCATCAAGGAAAAGAAGGCGCCCAAGCCGAAGAAATGCCGCGTTGCTTCCTGCGGGGCCTCATTCGTCCCAGCACGCCTGGGACAGGCAGTGTGCAGTCCTGCATGCGCGCTGAAGGACGCCCCTCGGAATGAGCAGAAGGCGAAGAAGGCCATCGACCATCGCAACCGCCGCGAGATCAGGGTCCGCAAGGAGAAGCTGAAGAGCAGGGCGGATCACTTGCGCGAAGCCCAGTCAGCAGTGAACGAGTACGTCCGCCTGCGTGATGCGCACCTGCCGTGCATCAGCTGCGACTCGATGCCGAATGACAACGACCTCATGACCGGCAGCCGTTGGGACGCCGGGCATTACCGATCAGTCGGCGCCTGTCCTGAGCTTCGCTTCGAGCCGCTGAACATCCATCGCCAGTGCGTGAAATGCAACCGAAATCTGTCCGGTAACGCGGTCGAATACCGCATCCGGCTGGTGCTGCGCATCGGAGCCGAAACCGTGGCATGGCTTGAAGGGCCTCATGAGCCCCGAAAGTACACCGTCGAAGAAATCAAAATTATCAAAGCCGAATATCGGGCCAAGACCCGCGAACTGAAGAAGGGGCACGCAGCATGATCTACCACAACGTAATTTCGGCGGTCGTTCGTGCTTTGGCCGCCGAGACCATCAACAGCGCTGGTGGCTGCGACTTCGAGCCAAAGGTGCAGACCAGCAAGCTCAAGGGCGAGATCACCGGCAAGGACGCAGCGCTGCTGATCGACTGCATGGTTCACAAGGTGCTTCATGCCCAGCTCTCGCCGCGACACTGGAACGCACTGACAGCGAAGTACAGCACTCACAAAGGGCGCAAGGTCGAGTCGATCGGCCGGCTGATCGCCGTGCTGGTCAGCCCTGCGCCGATGCTGTTCACGCAGAAGGCTGTCACCGCGTGGGCGATTCCGCAGGTGAAGGGTGTTCGGCGAGAGGCGGTGAAAGCTCCTTTGCCTGATCGCCGAGACGACGAGGAGAAGTGGGGCTGGCGCAACGACGCTGCGCAGTTGGCTGTGGCCCGGGCAAACCAGCACTCACAGCAGAAAGCCGAGACGCGATCGAGCGACATGATCGTCCTGGCCGACTCGAACTACGACATGAACACCTGGGACAATCAGGGACTGACCGAGCGGACTTACCGCCGCTGGAATCAGGCGATCAAGGGGGCGCTGGAGAAGCTGGTGGATGAGGCTCTGGTAGAGGCTCAGTCACTTCTGGAAGAGGCTGAGGTGCTGGCCAGCGAAGCGGCCTGAAAAGATTTCCTCAAAAAGGCTTGCAATTGATGTCCGCATGTCCGATTATTTCCCCATCCTGTCATTCCTGCGTGTGTAGGAGTGAAACAAAAAGCCCGGCCAATGAGTCGGGCTTTTTTGTGCCCGCCAGAATGCAAAAAGCCCCGACATGATCGGGGCTTTTTCGTTAGCGCGGAGAAAAGAGAGGGCGACTCTAGAGGGTGCGCTAACACCCAATAGAGACGCCAGATCGCAGATAGTGCCTGCAAGCCAGCCAAGGCCCTCACTGCTC from Pseudomonas allokribbensis encodes the following:
- a CDS encoding DUF2388 domain-containing protein; translated protein: MDSWKALVIICLGTISTQTLAEDKGSYQNSMMMITMAPTFLLSGTTGLSELATKNFKPAKADALAFIGSDGEIRGAQFEQAVRHYHAPSPPPHMTDNQLAQAIATSF
- a CDS encoding DUF6932 family protein; amino-acid sequence: MLIPQWNHQGIIPPIDENDPTALERAPYPVTVEQVVERFSTTIERCDILEGFLSHRAELHRMGVNSGFQWLNGSFMEHVELLEGRAPNDMDVVTFADILPGVEAALQPADIKTLTDNRWIKATYKVDFYLLPLSEPAEYLVEMSAYWYSMWSHRRSQQWKGFLSVRLEPDHDADARHLLENRKREVQNEQN
- a CDS encoding LexA family transcriptional regulator, whose protein sequence is MKIRRPLTPEEVAESTRLKAIYEQRKSAAKAAGRSLTQADVAEACGWSGQSAFSQYATGKVPLNVEALLKLAKALNFDASEVSPRLISTVANVQQERIQPSVKLGSIETWDDDTPLDDDEVYVPFLHEVELAAGSGRFAIEESTNSRLRFNKKDLRHNGVQFSNAKCVKVGGNSMVPVLRDGATVGVNVGKNSLSDIVDGEMYAINHNGQLRVKQVYRIPIGIRLRSFNRDEHPDEDYTFQQIQEQQISILGHVFWWAMYSR
- a CDS encoding Cro/CI family transcriptional regulator, which translates into the protein MKKIPLSKYLEEHGTQAALAAALGVNQSAISQMVRAGRSIEITLYDDGRIEANEIRPIPARPKRTAA
- a CDS encoding phage regulatory CII family protein — translated: MEDFLRACQSAVLDNEAKTLAAKMGVPHVGLLQRANPDNDAHHLTVEHLFGILLHTSDMRPLAALASEFGFDLVAKAAPEPQALTKSLINVGKEVADLTIAVHQALDDNHVSAFEKNLIRQEINHVRQSLDVMDASVKAA
- a CDS encoding Rha family transcriptional regulator, whose protein sequence is MQNQPNSSNTPYSVATRFSNSENVSRTTMSSREIADLVASRHDSVKRAIERLQEKGVVSFSPSVETSHVGSGARPVEVYLVNKRDSFVVVAQLSPEFTAALVDRWQELEGQIAQPRELSRMDLIQIAFEAEQQRLQLTIQVEAQASKIHSMENLFKEGMTHTQFCKGLNGVNVMQVGKYLEGRSWLYNESKSGLRFRVASYARDKYMTEHQNEVTPHGKEPFIAFTPVLLKKGAVRLYDLYLAGELPMKKNWDGLFTHDKALRAA
- a CDS encoding DnaT-like ssDNA-binding domain-containing protein; protein product: MAGDWIKFELSTMDKPEVCQIAEWANIDPDAVVGKLMRVWGWFDQQTETGNAPSVTKKLLDRLVGVSDFCEYMKLVDWMVEVDGLISLPHFERHNGKTAKNRALTARRVAEHKSGNAKGNAASVSGALPREEKNKEPLSAHEVVDPRMPSEMTLDWHPDQKLLKTYSVHSGVAPNLFTEEARCAFTAHYEPRGQVNTQAEWVQMLVKWVLNDRNRAAASNVKPFPTRPSAEPDFDSTEWARDLVVSP
- a CDS encoding replication protein P, translating into MKPVNQLMATMGNLPPANHVQPLQVTPQTAEVVNDLFRRLRGIFPAWRQAWPSTEALDAAKAEWIKEFADAGIRSLEQIEFGIQKCRKLKKPFAPSVGEFIAMCVPGPEDFGMPAPADAWLEALMGTYSHEAVKLAAEATGLFDLRAAKQGDKGLRARFDRNYEVILRRAQANQPLDGKIAPGIGHDSQKSELELAEEFASQRQVRLLATQGVPTTGAAARAQLLAKFGRKNTEQRT
- a CDS encoding recombination protein NinB; translated protein: MNPEFTIRDRSDINRLAGALYATDLTKPKVVVVRDEKRPDVCNRKMWAMLKDVSNQVIWYGKKLSDEDWKCLFSASLEKQRAEPGLDGGFVVMAVSTRKQSQKWFSDLFELMHAFGAEHGVRWTEQDKWGGRY
- a CDS encoding recombination protein NinG codes for the protein MRTAIKEKKAPKPKKCRVASCGASFVPARLGQAVCSPACALKDAPRNEQKAKKAIDHRNRREIRVRKEKLKSRADHLREAQSAVNEYVRLRDAHLPCISCDSMPNDNDLMTGSRWDAGHYRSVGACPELRFEPLNIHRQCVKCNRNLSGNAVEYRIRLVLRIGAETVAWLEGPHEPRKYTVEEIKIIKAEYRAKTRELKKGHAA